Within the [Enterobacter] lignolyticus SCF1 genome, the region ATGACGGAAATCATCAACAGCCACAGCGATATGGAGATGGTCGCCACGGCGCCCGATCCGCTAGTCGCCCGGGATCTTATTAAAAAATTCAACCCGGACGTGCTGACGCTGGATGTCGAAATGCCGCGGATGGACGGTCTCGATTTTCTCGAAAAATTGATGCGCCTGCGGCCGATGCCAGTCGTGATGGTGTCGTCGCTGACCGGTAAAGGTTCCGAAGTGACGCTGCGCGCGCTGGAGCTTGGCGCCATCGACTTCGTGACAAAACCGCAAATCGGCATTCGAGAAGGGATGCTGGCCTACAGCGAAATGATTGCCGACAAGGTTCGCGCCGCGTCAAGGGCTCGTCTGAGCGCCCATAAGCCGCTGACGGCGCCGGTGGCGCTGAAAGCCGGGCCGATGCTGAGCTCGGAAAAGCTGCTGGCGATTGGCGCCTCAACCGGCGGCACCGAGGCGATTCGCCACGTGCTGCAGCCGCTGCCGCTGACCAGCCCGGCGATCCTCATCACCCAGCATATGCCGCCAGGGTTTACCCGCTCTTTTGCGGAACGTCTGAACAAGCTGTGCCAGATAACGGTGAAAGAGGCGGAGGACGGCGAGCGCGTGCTGCCGGGCCATGCCTATATCGCCCCCGGGGATAAGCATATGGAGCTGGCGCGAAGCGGCGCCAACTACCAGATCAAAATTCATGACGGCCCGCCGGTCAACCGGCACCGTCCGTCGGTCGACGTGCTGTTTCACTCGGTCGCCAAAAATGCGGGACGCAACGCCGTTGGGGTGATCCTTACCGGGATGGGCAACGACGGCGCGGCGGGAATGCTGGCAATGCACCAGGCGGGCGCCTGGACCATTGCGCAAAACGAAGCAAGTTGTGTGGTGTTCGGCATGCCGCGTGAGGCCATCAATATGGGTGGCGTCAGCGAAGTGGTCGATCTTAGCCAGGTAAGCCAGCAGATGCTGGCGAAAATCAGTGCCGGACAGGCAATACGTATTTAAGAGGAGTGAAGTTAAATGGCGGATAAAGAGCTTAAGTTTCTGGTTGTGGATGACTTTTCCACCATGCGTCGCATCGTGCGTAACCTGTTGAAAGAGCTTGGTTTCAATAACGTTGAAGAAGCAGAAGACGGCGTAGATGCGCTCAACAAACTGCAGGCGGGCGGTTTTGGTTTTGTTATCTCCGACTGGAACATGCCGAATATGGATGGCCTTGATTTGCTAAAAACCATCCGCGCCGATGGCGCAATGGCGTCCATGCCGGTGCTGATGGTGACCGCAGAAGCGAAGAAAGAGAACATCATCGCGGCGGCGCAGGCCGGCGCCAGCGGCTACGTGGTGAAACCGTTCACCGCGGCGACGCTGGAAGAAAAACTGAATAAAATCTTCGAGAAACTCGGCATGTGAGGCCTGCAGTGATGATACAACCCTCAATAAAACCCGCAGACGAACATTCGGCCGCAGATATCATTGCCCGTATCGGCAGCCTCACCCGTATGCTGCGCGACAGCCTGCGCGAGCTGGGACTGGACCAGGCGATTGCCGAAGCGGCGGAGGCGATTCCTGATGCCCGCGATCGTCTGGACTACGTAGTGCAGATGACGGCGCAGGCCGCAGAGCGTGCGCTGAACTGCGTCGAACTGTCGCAACCGCATCAGAACCAGATGGAAAAAGAGGCAAAAGCGCTATCTGGCCGCTGGGATGCCTGGTTTGAAAACCCGATCGAGCTGTCCGATGCCCGTGAGCTGGTGACCGATACCCGTCATTACCTGGCGGACGTCCCGGGCCACACCAGCTTCACCAACGCGCAGCTGCTGGAGATCATGATGGCGCAGGATTTCCAGGACCTTACCGGTCAGGTTATCAAGCGCATGATGGATGTGATTCAGGAGATAGAGCGCCAGCTGCTGATGGTGCTGCTGGAAAACATGCCGGAGCAGCCTGCGCGCGCGAAGCGGGAAAACGACAGCCTGCTCAACGGCCCGCAGATGGATACCTCCAAAGCGGGCGTCGTCGCCAGCCAGGACCAGGTCGACGATTTACTGGACAGCCTCGGTTTTTAACGGCGCTGATAAACCATCCCGTAAGGGATGGTTTTCCTCCCTATAAGGCAAATTAGCCTACAAATCCGCGCGTACTCTTCCTATCAGACGTTTTCTCCGCTGGCATTATGTCCTCAGAATTGTAACTGCGGGATGTTGTCTGTGGCCGACAATAGCGACAGCGAAGACAAAACAGAAGCCCCCACACCCCAACGGCTGGATAAAGCGCGTGAGGAAGGGCAAATTCCGCGATCCCGCGAGCTCACCTCTCTGCTGATTTTGCTGGTGGGCGTGTGCGTACTGTGGTTTGGCGGCGAGTCGATGGCGAGAAGGCTTGCCGCGCTGCTCTCTTCCGGTCTGCATTTTGACCACAGCATTGTTAACGATCCGAACCTGATCCTCGGGCAAATCATTCTGCTGATAAAGCAGGCGATGCTGGCGCTGCTGCCGCTGATAACGGGCGTAGTGGTGGTGGCTATCGTTGCGCCGATGATGCTCGGCGGCCTGGTCTTCAGCCCCAAGTCGCTGGCGTTTAAGTTCGACAAGCTGAACCCGCTGCCCGGCATTAAGCGCCTTTTTTCCGCCCAGTCGGCGGCGGAGCTGCTGAAAGCGATACTCAAGTCGGTGCTGGTGGGCTGCGTGGCCGGGACCTATGTCTGGTCGCACTGGCCGGACATGATGCGGCTTATCAGCGAATCGCCGCTGGCGGCGATGGGCAACGCGCTCAACATGGTGGGGTTGTGCGCGATGCTGGTGGCGCTGGGCGTGATCCCGATGGTGGGTTTCGACGTGTTCTGGCAGATCCACAGCCATATCAAAAAGCTGCGGATGTCGCGCCAGGACATTCGCGACGAGTTTAAGCAGAACGAAGGCGATCCGCACGTCAAAGGGCGTATTCGCCAGATGCAGCGCGCCGCGGCGCGCCGTCGCATGATGGGCGATGTGCCGAAGGCGGACGTTATCGTTACCAACCCGACGCATTACTCGGTGGCGCTGCAGTATGTGGAAGGCAAAATGAGCGCGCCGAAGGTGGTGGCGAAAGGCGCCGGGCTTATCGCGCTGCGCATCAGAGAGATAGGCCAGGAGCACCGGGTGCCTGTCCTTGAAGCGCCGCCGCTGGCGCGCGCGCTCTACCGCCATGCGGAAATCGGCCAACAGATCCCCGGCACGCTGTATGCGGCGGTCGCCGAAGTGCTGGCCTGGGTGTGGCAGCTTAAACGCTGGCGTCTGGCGGGGGGCGTTCCGCCGAAGAAACCTGAGAATTTGCCGGTGCCTGAGGCACTGGATTTTTTGAACGAGAAGGACACTGATGGCTAATCTGGTCGCAATGCTGCGTCTGCCCGGCAACCTCAAATCTACCCAATGGCAGGTTCTGGCCGGGCCGGTGCTGATTCTGCTGATCCTGTCGATGATGGTACTGCCGCTCCCGGCATTCGTCCTCGACCTGTTGTTTACCTTTAACATCGCGCTGTCGATTATGGTGCTGCTGGTGGCGATGTTCACCCAGCGCACGCTCGAATTCGCCGCGTTCCCGACCATTCTGCTGTTTACCACGCTATTGCGCCTCGCGCTGAACGTGGCCTCCACCCGTATTATCCTGATGGAAGGGCATACCGGCGCGGCGGCGGCGGGGAAGGTGGTGGAAGCCTTCGGCCATTTCCTGGTGGGCGGCAACTTCGCCATCGGCATCGTGGTCTTTATTATCCTCGTCATCATTAACTTTATGGTTATCACCAAAGGCGCCGGGCGTATCGCAGAAGTCGGCGCGCGCTTTGTGCTGGACGGGATGCCGGGTAAACAGATGGCGATCGATGCGGACCTTAACGCCGGGCTGATTGGCGAAGACGAGGCCAAGCGCCGCCGCTCTGAGGTGACGCAGGAGGCGGACTTCTACGGCTCGATGGACGGTGCGAGTAAGTTCGTGCGCGGCGACGCCATCGCCGGGATCATGATCATGGTTATCAACATCATCGGCGGCCTGCTGGTGGGGGTACTGCAGCACGGGCTGCCGGTGGGGAAAGCGGCGGAGTCCTATACGCTGCTGACCATCGGCGATGGCCTTGTCGCGCAGATTCCGGCGCTGGTTATCTCGACGGCGGCCGGCGTTATCGTTACCCGCGTGAGCACCGATCAGGATGTGGGCGAACAGATGGTCGGCCAGCTGTTCAGCAACCCGCGGGTGATGCTGCTCAGCGCCGCGGTACTCGGGCTGCTGGGCCTGGTGCCGGGGATGCCGAACTTTGTCTTCCTGCTGTTCACCGCGGCCCTGCTGGGGCTGGCGTGGTGGATCCGCGGCCGCGAGCAGAGCGCGCCGGTTGAAGCCGCGCCGGTACGGACGCAGGACAACCCGCAGGCGGTGGAAGCGACCTGGAGCGACGTTCAGCTGGAAGATACGCTGGGTATGGAGGTTGGCTACCGGCTGATCCCGATGGTTGATTTTCAACAGGACGGCGAGCTGCTGGGGCGCATTCGCAGTATTCGTAAGAAATTCGCCCAGGAGATGGGCTTCCTGCCGCCGGTGGTGCATATCCGCGACAATATGGATCTGCCGCCCGCGCGCTATCGTATCCTGCTTAAGGGCGTTGAGATTGGCAGCGGCGACGCCTACCCGGGCCGCTGGCTGGCGATTAACCCGGGCACGGCGGCGGGGACGCTGCCGGGCGAACCGACGGTTGATCCGGCCTTTGGGCTTGCAGCTATCTGGATTGAAAGCGCGCTGAAAGAACAGGCGCAGATTCAGGGCTTTACCGTCGTTGAATCCAGCACCGTGGTCGCCACGCACCTCAACCATCTGATCAGCCTGCACTCCGCCGAGCTGTTTGGCCGCCAGGAGGCGCAGCAGCTGCTTGACCGCGTAAGCCAGGAGATGCCGAAGCTTACCGAGGACCTGGTGCCGGGTGTGGTGACGCTCACCACGCTGCATAAGGTGCTGCAAAACCTGCTGGATGAAAAAGTGCCGATTCGCGATATGCGCACCATCCTTGAAACGCTGGCGGAACATGCGCCTGTCCAGACCGACCCGCACGAGCTGACCTCGGTGGTGCGCGTGGCGCTGGGCCGGGCAATTACCCAGCAGTGGTTCCCGGGCAGCGGCGAGGTACAGGTGATTGGACTGGATACGCCGCTTGAACGCCTGTTGCTGCAGGCGCTGCAGGGCGGCGGCGGTCTGGAGCCTGGGCTTGCGGACCGCCTGCTGGCCCAGACGCAAGAGGCGCTGTCGCGCCAGGAAATGCTCGGCGCGCCGCCGGTGCTGCTGGTTAACCACGCGCTGCGCCCGCTGCTGTCGCGCTTTCTGCGCCGCAACCTGCCGCAGCTGGTGGTGCTGTCTAATCTCGAACTGTCGGATAACCGCCATATCCGCATGACCGCGACCATCGGAGGGAAATAATGCGCGCACTGTTACTGCTTGCGCTGCTGCCGCTGTTTGCTCACGCCGCAGGCGAAGGGGCATGGCAGGCCAGCGGAATGGGCATTACGCTGAACTATCGGGGGCAGTCGGCCTCCTCTTCGCCGCTGGCGTCGCCGCAGCCGGTGAACGGGCTGATGACGCTGGTGGCCTGGCGCTATGAGCTGAACGGCCCGACGCCGGCCGGGCTGCGGGTGCGTTTGTGCTCGCAGAGCCGCTGCGTAGAGCTGGACGGACAGAGCGGCACGACCCATGGGTTCGATAGCGTCCCGGCGATTGAACCGCTGCGTTTTGTCTGGGAAGTTCCCGGCGGCGGCCGCCTGATACCGGCCCTCAACGTGCGCAGCAACCAGGTTATCGTCAACTACCGCTAGTTTCTCCCGCCAGCGTTGGCTTCTGCCGGCGGGCCCGCAAATGGCTGCGGCCGGCTATCCTCGGGGGCAAAAAGATGGTCGAGGATCTTGCGCATCACCGGCGCGGCGACCACGCCGTCGCTTCCTCCGTTTTCCAGAATCAATGCCACCGCCACCTGCGGATTTTTATACGGCGCAAAGGCCGTATAAAATACGTGATCGCGCAGGCGGGTAGGGATCATCTTCGCGTTGTAGGTCTGGTTCTCTTTCAGGCTGAACACCTGCGAGGTGCCGCTTTTTGCCGCAATGCCATAAGGCGCGGTATGGAAGAACTTATAGCCGGTGCCGTTCGGCGCATTGGCCATACCGAACATCGCCTGACGCACCAGGCTCCAGTATGGTGACGTGGCGTCGGCAATCTGCGTTTCATGCCCGGGCTCGCGGTAGGGGATGACCTTGTTACCGGACTCTTCATCTTTCAGCAGGTGAGGGGGAATAACCCGCCCGTTATTGAGCAACGCCACCATCGCTTTCACCATCTGAATCGGCGTGGCTATCCAGTAGCCCTGGCCGATGCCGACCGAGATAGTGTCACCCTGATACCAGGCCTTTTTATGCACCCGCGCCTTCCAGCTGCGGCCCGGCAGCAGGCCCGTATACTCTTCATTGAGATCGATCCCGGTGGGTTTGCCGTAGCCAAACTGGCTCAGCATAGTATCGATGCGATCGATGCCCATCATATAGGCCACCTGATAGAAGAACGTGTCGGCGGATTCTTCAATCGCCCTTGTGACGTCCAGCATGCCGTGACCGGTTTTTTTCCAGTCGCGGTAGTGGCGCTGGGTGCCGGGCAGCGTCCAGGTCGGCGCGCCAAAGAAGCGGGTCTGCGGGGTAATGACGCCGTCCAGCAGCGCCGACATCGCCATATACGGTTTTACCGTGGACGCTGGCGGATACAGGCCCTGCGTCACCCGGTTGATAAGCGGCAGGTTTTTATCCTGCAGCAGCGCATTGTAGTCCTGAGCGCTGATGCCCTTCACGAACGGATTCGGGTCGTAGCTGGGGTTGGATACCATGGCCAGCACCGAACCATCGTGCGGGTCCTCCACCAGCACCGCCGCGCGCTGGCCGACGAGCAGGCTTTCAATATATTCCTGCAGGCGCAGATCCAGCGTCAGGTGAATATCCTTTCCGGCGACAGGCGGCACGTCCTGCAGCAGCCGCACGATGCGGCCGTGGTTATCGACTTCGACCTCCTGATAGCCGGTTTTACCGTGCAGCGCGCTTTCGTAGTAGCGCTCAATGCCCTGCTTGCCGATGTTATGGTCGGCGGCGTAGTTTTCCGCGACCCCTTGCTTATCCAGCGCCTTCAGATCGCTGTCGTTAATTTTCGATACATAGCCCAGCACGTGCGCCAGCTCGGCGCCATAGGGATACTGGCGGTCCTGGTAGCTGTCGATGGTGACGCCGCTGAAGCGGAACTGGTTAACGGAGAAGCGGGCGATTTCGACGTCGGTCAGCGCGTTTTTCAGCACCACCGGGCGGTAGCGGCTGCTGGATTTTAGCGCTTTGCGGAACTGTTCAATATCCTCTGGCGTCAGGTCGACTATCGGCCTGAGCTGAGCCAGTAGCGCGTCCATATCGCTGATTTTATAAGGGGTAACGGAAATATCGTACCAGGTAACGTTCCTGACCAGCGGAATGCCGTTACGGTCATAAATAATGCCGCGGGTGGGTGCAACCGGCAGCATCTTGATGTCGTTTTCATTGGAGCGCGTGGTGTAATAGCGGTGCTCATCAACCTGCAGACGATAGAGATTGATAACCAGGATGCTAAAGCAGATTACGACCAGGCCGAAGGCCACAAGCACGCGACGAAGAAAGAGTTTTCTCTCCGCTTCATAGTCTCTGAATGTCATTACCGGTACCCAGTGTATAAGCCGCCTAATGATACGGACCGGCTACCGGTATGACAGACAAAAAATGTACCATCCCTCAGGCGAAATGTGACATTTTTTGTGAAGTGTTACAGCCTGAGTTCGCGACGGAGCTCAGGCTGATGATTGTCGGGCTAACTACATGCGTTCGACGGTCTCGATACCCAGCGTATCCAGGCCCAGCTTCAGGGTCTTCGCGGTCAGCAGCGCCAGCTTCAGGCGGCTGTTGCGAACCGCTTCGCTGTCTGCGGAGAGGATCGGGCAGTGCTCGTAGAAACCGGAGAACAGGCCCGCCAGATCGTACAGATAGGCGCACATGACGTGCGGCGTGCCGTCGCGAGCGACCACGGTCAGCGTCTCTTCAAACTGCAGCAGACGCGCCGCCAGCTGCGCTTCGCGATCCTCGCTGATGATGACCGCGGCGCTGGCCAGCGCGCTTTCCTCGATACCGGCTTTACGGAACACGGAGAGCACGCGGGTATAGGCATACTGCATATACGGCGCGGTATTGCCTTCGAAGGCCAGCATCAGATCCCAGTCGAAGATGTAGTCGGTGGTACGGCTTTTTGACAGATCCGCATACTTAACGGCGCCGATACCCACCGCATTGGCCAGTTTTTCCAGCTCGTCGGCAGGCATATCCGGGTTCTTCTCCGCTACCAGGCGACGGGCGCGGTCCAGCGCTTCGTCCAGCAGTTCGGAGAGCTTAATGGTGCCGCCTGCGCGGGTTTTGAACGGCTTGCCGTCCTTGCCCAGCATCATGCCGAACATGTGGTGTTCCAGCGGCACGGAGTCAGGCACATAGCCGGCTTTACGCACGATAGTCCACGCCTGCATCAGGTGCTGATGCTGGCGGGAGTCGATGTAGTACAGCACGCGATCCGCATGCAGGGTTTCGTAGCGGTATTTGGCGCAGGCGATATCGGTAGTGGTGTACAGATAGCCGCCGTCTTTTTTCTGGATGATAACGCCCATCGCTTCGCCTTCCTTGTTTTTAAACTCATCAAGGAATACGACGGTGGCGCCTTCGCTCTCCACGGCCAGGCCTTTGGCTTTCAGGTCGGCGACGATACCCGGCAGCATCGGGTTATACAGGCTTTCGCCCATCACGTCGTCGCGGGTCAGCGTCACGTTCAGGCGCTCGTAGGTTATCTGGTTCTGGGTCATGGTGATGTCGACCAGCTTGCGCCACATTTCACGGCAATACTCATCGCCGCCCTGCAGCTTCACCACGTAGCCGCGCGCGCGCTCGGCGAAGGCTTCATCTTCGTCGTAGTGCTTTTTCGCGTCGCGATAGAAACCTTCGAGGTCAGAAAGCGCCATTTCACCGGCGTTTTCCTGCTGCTGCTTTTCAAGCCAGGCAATCAGCATGCCGAACTGGGTGCCCCAGTCGCCGACGTGGTTGGCGCGGATAACCTTGTGGCCAAGGAATTCCTGGGTCCGCACAGAGGCGTCGCCGATGATGGTGGAACGCACATGGCCGACGTGCATCTCTTTTGCCACGTTAGGCGCGGAGTAGTCGATAACCACGGTCTGCGCGGGCTGTTTCGCCACGCCCAGGCGGTCGGAAGCCAGCGCGGCGTCAACGTGACTTGCAAGGAATGCCGGGTCGAGGAAGATATTGATAAAGCCCGGACCGGCGATTTCAACCTTGCTGGCGATGCCGTTAAGGTCGAGATGAGACAGCACCTGCTCTGCCAGTTGTCGCGGGGCCATGCCCAGTTTTTTCGCAACCGCCATCACGCCATTGGCCTGATAGTCGCCAAACTGTACTTTTGCTGACTGACGAACCTGCGGTTCGCAATCGGCAGGCGCGCCTGCCGCAATCAGGGCCTGACTGACTTTTTCTGAGAGAAGAGCCTGAATATTCACCGGAATACCTTACGTTGATGGCGCTGCATTCGTCTGCTGGCAGCGCCGGGATATGGACACGATAAGGCGCGATTATACTGCATTTGCCCTGCGCCGTCAGCCCTGCGAACGCGCTGTAAGACGAGGAAAAACAGCGCGCGATTAACGAATAACCATTCATTCGCCGCCGGGCGCAATCTTCATTTGGTGTGTCGTCGACAACAGGGTAGATTAGCGCTCTTTAGCCCGCCCGCAGAGGTAAAAATGACACACTGGCAGACCGTACCTGAACTGCATGATATTTCCGCAGATTTGCCGCGATTCACCGAAGCGTTAACAGAACTTGCCACCCGGCTGGGGCTGGATATTGCGCCGCTGTCCGCAGACCATATTTCCCTGCGCTGCCATCAGAACGCGACCGCCGAGCGCTGGCGTAAGGGATTTGAACAGTGCGGCGAGCTGCTGTCGGAAAACATCATTAACGGACGCCCCATCTGCCTGTTTAAACTGCGTCAGCCGGTATCGGTCGCCCACTGGCAGTTTGCGGTGGTAGAGCTGCCCTGGCCGGGTGAAAAACGCTATCCGCATGAAGGGTGGGAGCATATCGAAATCGTCCTGCCCGGCGAGCCGCAGACGCTTAACGCCCGCGCGCTGGCGCTGCTGGCGGATGGCGGGCTAAGCCAGCCCGGGATCGTCGTGAAAACCAGCTCGCCGAAAGGGGAGCGGGAGCGGCTGCCGAACCCGACGCTGGCGGTGACGGACGGCAGGGTGACGATTAAGTTTCATCCGTGGTCTATTGAAGCGATTGTCGCCAGCGAGGCAGGCGATGCAACAATGTGAGCTTACGCGAGATCTGCATAACGCAATCATGGCATGATGGCGCGTCAGTTAAAAAAGGAGAAGGTAATGGCTTTGCTGGAAATCTGCTGTTACAGCATGGAGTGTGCGCGTGAAGCGCAGCAGCAGGGAGCGGACCGCATTGAGCTGTGCGCCGCGCCGCTGGAAGGCGGATTAACGCCGTCGGCAGGCGTGCTTAAATCGGTGCGTCAGCAGGTGACGATTCCGGTGCATCCGATTGTCCGACCGCGCGGCGGCGATTTTTGCTACACCGAAGGGGAGTTCGCCGCCATGCTGGAGGATATTCGCACCCTCCGCGAGCTGGGTTTCCCGGGGCTGGTGACCGGCGTACTGAACGCCGACGGCCAGGTCGATCTTCCCAGAATGCGTCTGATTATGGAAGCTGCCGGTCCGCTGGCGGTGACGTTTCACCGGGCGTTCGATATGTGCGCCGACCCGCTGGAGACCTTCAGACAGCTGGCCTCGCTCGGCGTCGCACGGATCCTGACCTCCGGGCAGCAGCAGAGCGCGGAAAAAGGTCTTTCGCTTATCAGGGAACTTATTGCCGAAAGCCGTACTCCAATAATAATGGCTGGGGCAGGCGTCAGGGCGAATAACCTTACGCTGTTTCTCGAGGCTGGCGTGACGGAGCTGCACAGCTCGGCAGGTCAATGGCTGCCGTCGCCGATGCGCTTTCGTAACCCAGGGCTGTCGATGTCAACGGACCCGGATGCCGATGAATATTCCCGATACGCCGTTAACGGCGCGTCGGTGGCGGAGATGAAAACGATCGTCTCCCGCTACGCGAAATAACCGTTTTTTACCGCGCATCATGTCGCCCAATGTGATGCTTGTTTGTACCAGGCCCCTGCCATTTAAACAGGGGCCTTTTTTTATGCGCGAGATGTCAGGGCTTTCTGGCGATAATTACGGCGCGAAGCGGCGCCGGATAGCCTTCCACCGTTTTTGTACGGTCGTTCGGGTCGAGGAAATCGGCCAGCGATTCGGTGATCATCCAGTCGGTGCGGCGCTGCTCATCGGTGCTGGTGACGTTCATATCGACAATACGCACATCGACAAAGCCGCACTTCTCAAGCCACATCTTCAGCGCGGCCGCCGAGGGGATGAAGTAGACGTTGCGCATCTGGGCGTAGCGATCGCCGGGCACCAGCACGGTATTTTCATCACCGTCCACCACCAGCGTTTCCAGCACCAGTTCGCCATCCTGCACCAGCTGATCTTTCAACTGCCACAGATGGTCGAGCGGCGAACGGCGGTGATAAAGCACGCCCATTGAGAAGACGGTGTCAAACGCCTGCAGCGCCGGCATCTGCTCAATGCCAAGCGGCAGCAGATGCGCGCGCTGGTCGTTGCCCAGCAGCTTACGCACCGCTTCGAACTGGCAGAGGAACAGCTGCGTCGGGTCAATGCCCACCGCCAGACGGGCGCCTGCGCCCACCATACGCCACATGTGGTAGCCGCTGCCGCAGCCGACATCGAGGATAGTCCGGCCGGTCAGGTCAGAAAGATGCGGCAGCACGCGATCCCACTTCCAGTCGGAGCGCCATTCGGTATCGATATCCAGACCGTACAGCGAAAACGGCCCTTTGCGCCACGGCATCAGGTTGCGTAAGAGCTTTTCGATGCCCTTCAGCTGTCCGTCGCTGAGCGGCGATTCGCTCTGTGCGCTGACGCTGTGCAGGAGGTCCAGCTTCCACGGCTGCAGTTCGGGCAAGAACTCGACGGAGCGCGACCACTGCTTGAACTGGCCGTGGAGCGAGGCCTTTTGCCAGGCGGCAATCTGCGCGGGCAGCGTTTCCAGCCAGTGGGAGAGGGCCGGATCTTTGGCGATTAGCTGATAAAAATTACCGAAATCGATCATGCCGCTTCCCCGGCTTTCAGCGCCACGAGAGAGCCAAAGTTAAAGCACTGGAACCACAGCTCGCTGTGCTCAAAGCCCGCCTGATGCAGGCGCGCCTTGTGGGTTTCCACCGAGTCCGTCAGCATCACGTTTTCCAGCATATTGCGCTTCTGGCTGATTTCCAGCTCGCTGTAGCCGTTGGCGCGCTTGAAGTCATGATGCATGTTGAACAGCAGTTCGCCTACGGTCTCGTCCTCGAAGCTGAACTTTTCCGACAGCACCAGCGCGCCGCCCGGGTTCAGCCCCTGATAGATCTTCGCCAGCAGCGCCTGGCGCTCCGCAGGCGCGATGAACTGCAGGGTAAAATTGAGGACCACCAGCGAGGCGTTTTCAATGTGAATATCGCGGATATCGCCTTCGATGACGTCAACCGGCGTCGGCGCTTTCCAGGACTCAATGTGG harbors:
- the mrdA gene encoding penicillin-binding protein 2 — translated: MTFRDYEAERKLFLRRVLVAFGLVVICFSILVINLYRLQVDEHRYYTTRSNENDIKMLPVAPTRGIIYDRNGIPLVRNVTWYDISVTPYKISDMDALLAQLRPIVDLTPEDIEQFRKALKSSSRYRPVVLKNALTDVEIARFSVNQFRFSGVTIDSYQDRQYPYGAELAHVLGYVSKINDSDLKALDKQGVAENYAADHNIGKQGIERYYESALHGKTGYQEVEVDNHGRIVRLLQDVPPVAGKDIHLTLDLRLQEYIESLLVGQRAAVLVEDPHDGSVLAMVSNPSYDPNPFVKGISAQDYNALLQDKNLPLINRVTQGLYPPASTVKPYMAMSALLDGVITPQTRFFGAPTWTLPGTQRHYRDWKKTGHGMLDVTRAIEESADTFFYQVAYMMGIDRIDTMLSQFGYGKPTGIDLNEEYTGLLPGRSWKARVHKKAWYQGDTISVGIGQGYWIATPIQMVKAMVALLNNGRVIPPHLLKDEESGNKVIPYREPGHETQIADATSPYWSLVRQAMFGMANAPNGTGYKFFHTAPYGIAAKSGTSQVFSLKENQTYNAKMIPTRLRDHVFYTAFAPYKNPQVAVALILENGGSDGVVAAPVMRKILDHLFAPEDSRPQPFAGPPAEANAGGRN
- the flhA gene encoding flagellar biosynthesis protein FlhA, which translates into the protein MANLVAMLRLPGNLKSTQWQVLAGPVLILLILSMMVLPLPAFVLDLLFTFNIALSIMVLLVAMFTQRTLEFAAFPTILLFTTLLRLALNVASTRIILMEGHTGAAAAGKVVEAFGHFLVGGNFAIGIVVFIILVIINFMVITKGAGRIAEVGARFVLDGMPGKQMAIDADLNAGLIGEDEAKRRRSEVTQEADFYGSMDGASKFVRGDAIAGIMIMVINIIGGLLVGVLQHGLPVGKAAESYTLLTIGDGLVAQIPALVISTAAGVIVTRVSTDQDVGEQMVGQLFSNPRVMLLSAAVLGLLGLVPGMPNFVFLLFTAALLGLAWWIRGREQSAPVEAAPVRTQDNPQAVEATWSDVQLEDTLGMEVGYRLIPMVDFQQDGELLGRIRSIRKKFAQEMGFLPPVVHIRDNMDLPPARYRILLKGVEIGSGDAYPGRWLAINPGTAAGTLPGEPTVDPAFGLAAIWIESALKEQAQIQGFTVVESSTVVATHLNHLISLHSAELFGRQEAQQLLDRVSQEMPKLTEDLVPGVVTLTTLHKVLQNLLDEKVPIRDMRTILETLAEHAPVQTDPHELTSVVRVALGRAITQQWFPGSGEVQVIGLDTPLERLLLQALQGGGGLEPGLADRLLAQTQEALSRQEMLGAPPVLLVNHALRPLLSRFLRRNLPQLVVLSNLELSDNRHIRMTATIGGK
- a CDS encoding protein-glutamate methylesterase/protein-glutamine glutaminase — translated: MSKIRVLSVDDSALMRQIMTEIINSHSDMEMVATAPDPLVARDLIKKFNPDVLTLDVEMPRMDGLDFLEKLMRLRPMPVVMVSSLTGKGSEVTLRALELGAIDFVTKPQIGIREGMLAYSEMIADKVRAASRARLSAHKPLTAPVALKAGPMLSSEKLLAIGASTGGTEAIRHVLQPLPLTSPAILITQHMPPGFTRSFAERLNKLCQITVKEAEDGERVLPGHAYIAPGDKHMELARSGANYQIKIHDGPPVNRHRPSVDVLFHSVAKNAGRNAVGVILTGMGNDGAAGMLAMHQAGAWTIAQNEASCVVFGMPREAINMGGVSEVVDLSQVSQQMLAKISAGQAIRI
- the flhB gene encoding flagellar biosynthesis protein FlhB encodes the protein MADNSDSEDKTEAPTPQRLDKAREEGQIPRSRELTSLLILLVGVCVLWFGGESMARRLAALLSSGLHFDHSIVNDPNLILGQIILLIKQAMLALLPLITGVVVVAIVAPMMLGGLVFSPKSLAFKFDKLNPLPGIKRLFSAQSAAELLKAILKSVLVGCVAGTYVWSHWPDMMRLISESPLAAMGNALNMVGLCAMLVALGVIPMVGFDVFWQIHSHIKKLRMSRQDIRDEFKQNEGDPHVKGRIRQMQRAAARRRMMGDVPKADVIVTNPTHYSVALQYVEGKMSAPKVVAKGAGLIALRIREIGQEHRVPVLEAPPLARALYRHAEIGQQIPGTLYAAVAEVLAWVWQLKRWRLAGGVPPKKPENLPVPEALDFLNEKDTDG
- the cheY gene encoding chemotaxis response regulator CheY, whose protein sequence is MADKELKFLVVDDFSTMRRIVRNLLKELGFNNVEEAEDGVDALNKLQAGGFGFVISDWNMPNMDGLDLLKTIRADGAMASMPVLMVTAEAKKENIIAAAQAGASGYVVKPFTAATLEEKLNKIFEKLGM
- the cheZ gene encoding protein phosphatase CheZ; translation: MIQPSIKPADEHSAADIIARIGSLTRMLRDSLRELGLDQAIAEAAEAIPDARDRLDYVVQMTAQAAERALNCVELSQPHQNQMEKEAKALSGRWDAWFENPIELSDARELVTDTRHYLADVPGHTSFTNAQLLEIMMAQDFQDLTGQVIKRMMDVIQEIERQLLMVLLENMPEQPARAKRENDSLLNGPQMDTSKAGVVASQDQVDDLLDSLGF
- the flhE gene encoding flagellar protein FlhE; translated protein: MRALLLLALLPLFAHAAGEGAWQASGMGITLNYRGQSASSSPLASPQPVNGLMTLVAWRYELNGPTPAGLRVRLCSQSRCVELDGQSGTTHGFDSVPAIEPLRFVWEVPGGGRLIPALNVRSNQVIVNYR